The DNA segment AACGTATCgaaatagaattctttttgagggggaaattcttaaatataaaattcgaacTTTCTTCATCTGTTTGTATaagaaggaaattaaaatttaatttttaaaatatttttgcaatgtaAATTGCTTTAAGATATGTGAAGGAAAAATCGAACATGGTTTTCGATTGGTTAACGTTTTCACGCCGAGCTACAGCATTATAGTAGACGTTTCTGTAACACACAGAATGGTAGGGATGGAAATATGCTCGCTGAGGTTATAAAAGTTATCTTCGTTACGAACTCGGTTAGTGTAGGACACTCGAAGTTAGGTGCCACCCCGAACAAAATGGTTAGTGATTCTCGTGATTTGTGGAGTAGTCCCCGTCGAGATATAACGATCGGGCTTTAATaaacttgttcaaaaattatacaattttcaacaatttgaaacgttgaaattaaaacacaaaaattttaattattaatcaatatatTAAAGCGAtccatttaattattaaatcttgTGTTATGTTTTAGGATGAAGAACAAGTGCAAAGTGAGTAAAGAAACAGTGGAATAATCATCAGTGCAAAggaatatttttctacattttttaatgtgcATGCAAAACTAAGTGTGTTTATTAACtctgtaaaatatttatcttctcgtttttttgttttaattcgtgATTTGAAACAGTAATTGATTTAGGAAGGCAGCAGCTAATTTTCTAAATAGCACCTGTAAAAGAGTTTTCATTACTCATTTTGCTTTTAGAAATACTTGAAGAATGTTCTCTTTAGAGTGCATTTGGAAtttttacgatgaaaataaatttctttgtgaAATGGGACATTTTAACGATGTATGTTTCGCAGAGGCTGATGGACTCAATTCGGAGTCATTTACCAGATCCGATCGTGTCAACAAACATAACCGCATTCATATTACGTTGCGCTTCAACTGTATGGATTTGATATTTAGGTCGCATTCACGTTTTACATTTCCAGTCTATATGGCACAAATCGAAAAATACCTTGATGGAAATGCTTCAGATCACACTTTGCTATAAACATGCAATTATAGAATAACTGATTCTCGCTTTACATATATACATTTAGATTTATACATTACAAAGTGCTGAACaattacatatttcaaattattattgaaaaatatgatttaaatatGATAGTtctatttcaattatatattttcacggagaattatttataattaatgtatttGTCGATTGGTCTGGATCGACTGAAGCGAGGTTGCACTCAATGCTGTCGATCAACTTTGATTCCAAAGCTCAAAGcttacaaaataacaaaaaaaaattattaaaataaaaatgtaacgttAAACAACTTATAAAACAAAGCAAAAAGATTTAACAAGCTTTAATTTTCATCGTGTGAAACTCTATTCCTTCAATTTTAATAGCCTTTAATTTCTATCATCTCTCTAATTTCCTAATTTCAAAGTCCAATAaactttaatgaatttaaattctaAACCTTAAGCTAAAGCTCTAGagaaattacaattatattttatttacagtgCTCAGGAGAGCTTTCTCCATGTTTGACTCTCAAAAGCAGGGCAAGATCGAAAAGGAAAAGGTTAGAACAATTCTGAATACTCTTGGGCATACTTTTGATGATCATGAGCTGGAAACTCTCCTCAAAGAAGAAGAGGACGAAGATGGTACAaactaatttatatatatttttcaagcttTACAAATTTCAGCAGATTGCgggttttaattcaattttataattgtcTCTTTATAATCTAAAAGATCCTGTTTTTAGTAAAATACAAATGTGgaatttgattgattgatttaCAACTGCTATTTTACATTTTACGGGTCTCAAATGGGAGatgtaaaaaagggaaaaaagtatCGAGACCTTAAAGTTATGTAATATCCGATATATCAACCTACATGCGATACAGGTCCTTTTAAGCATGTACTGTAAAAGAAGAATAACCAAGTCTACAATTCCCGGTTTTCAAAAGATATCTTTCATCGAATCGTAACCGGGAGTTTCTATCGAGGAATAAATTGGGTCAACCGGATTTATCTGCTACACATAAAGCTCCATTTTCTTCTTTAGGCCACACAAAGTAGGATTTCATTTTGCGAAATGAGAAATTTTCGTCAACAAAAATGTTTCGAGGTAATAAACATGGTCTTATTTAAGAAATAAGATCATTAATATAGATTTCTTTTTCTAGCttgtcaacattttaaattaattttcagaatatttcattattatcagCAGCTcaaactcaaaaattttaaaaaaagatcaaaatacgTTGCAGGAAAACTGTACTTAAAAAGTTACTTTATTTTTTCTCAGACATACTTGTAAGACTTATGTCCAAAAAGAACTGCTGGAAAGGACTGAAGTACCAAAACACTTTAACAATAGTTACTATTTGAGcataactttttcaaacaaaagtagcATTAGAGTCCCgactaatttaaaacttttgtggGACAAAAGTCCTATTAGTAATtgtattgtacaaaaaatttaatcacaataacatttattttttaaacggtgcaatgcaaaaatatttaactgaataaaTTGCTGTTGGACCAGATATACaatgtttattgttaaatttCGGCGATAGAATCAGTATTTTGAGAACAAATTAAAAagcatttgtttattttgttattttgaaatagtttacatCTAANNNNNNNNNNNNNNNNNNNNNNNNNNNNNNNNNNNNNNNNNNNNNNNNNNNNNNNNNNNNNNNNNNNNNNNNNNNNNNNNNNNNNNNNNNNNNNNNNNNNAAATGAACAATGGAATCTAGAAaaatccctggatcagcgaaaatgaatatccttgaccattttccatatatcgGGAATATCGTAGAGTCAAACCTCTAATAAGTACAGCTATAAtcgggatattaagaataggtgtctgaaggaattatcggaagagcgcccgtgcattatgggagcagcgaaataaaatggcgacggcctaatcgggagcagtgacagtacagatttactttggacaattaaacgctttttaccacttaaaatgtgctgaatgtttaactcttctaactaaaggttttacctaatctaagctgACACTTCCTTTGAGTTTAATAtcttctcgattcactcgttcgcctcaagaattttttttccgtgcaggaataaatttaattataaagctTTTTATACATATTGTATAAGACTGTGCTATAAGTATTTATAATGTTGTTactaaaacctttcaaatataAATACAGTAAAATCTTTCGAACTTTACGTTTTATcgtggaaataaaatttatatgaaaatcgtgtattttcttacattttaagaGTCTCACGGAAATTTGTAGATGCGACGAATAAAGCTGTTTAGGAATAATTGCTGTATAGCATTGAATTTCACAATGTTAGAAATAAAATGAACGCCAAATCCTTTAATACGCAAGGGACAATCCGTTTCGATAGAGTACAACCAGAATGAATCGTGCTCGTTAACAAAATAGCTAACATTTGATCTGCCATACAATGTCTATAACATTTATAGCGCATTTGTCTACAAATGTTCTcacaataaatatgtataattttcttcaattttagggaTATAGAAATGCATATTTAAATTCAGTAGATATAGTGGGAGgcgtgattatttttaatttttaatgtaacaaagatttttgttctgtttagaattttttattctaaataatagTTGTCCTTAATTATCTCAAAACTTTAGTTTCATCTATATGACTTTTCGGTATTAAattctgataataaaattttctaagcaAACTTCTGAATTGGCTTCTAATCTAATTTGGCGAGGAACTAGGTGCCGGAATCACAACTATGACCATCCTCGCGTATAAGACGTCCATTATTATGTAGATCACGCCATCACTATCGAGAAGACTCAATGGCACAGTATGCATGATCCAGAATTAATCTCGGGTTCAGTTTGTACAGCAAAGTCCATTAAATGTGCATACACCTAGTTCCAGAATAAGAATATTTATATCAACATATATGTACAAATTAAATCGATTCTCTGCCAATTTCAGATTAATTTGTTATATCTACTTAGAAGCAGAAACCACGATCTAAAGTTTTATCCCGGGGAAGAAACTTCTCCACTTTTATCGATAATATTTGTACAATTTCACACCTtctaaaaacataaacttttaaattaattttggtcatataattgaaaattttgtgaattaatttaaatttgtattcatttttaaagacagTGGAAGATTAAACTTTGAATCGTTCTACCGAGTGGCCTGCCATTTTCAAGAAGAGGACGATGAGGCTCTTCAGAAGGAATTGAAAGAAGCCTTTAGATTGTACGACAAAGAAGGAAATGGTTATATCCCTACGAGTTCTCTTCGTGAAATTTTGGCTGCCCTTGACGATCAAATCACACCCGATCAGATGGATGGTATGATTGCAGAAATCGATACCGATGGATCCGGCACTGTGGACTTTGATGGTATGATAAATGTCTAAAATCTTATATAAATATTTCACTTGCTTGCTGAACAAGAAAACTCAATCCTGAACACtccacataaatttttatttttatctcattaAAACCATTTATTGTACATTTTCTAACGAGAGCAGCTTGATATTATATTCCCCAGCTTCAATAATAAAGCTAGATAAAGAATATACCAACcagcaagttttaaaaaaagaaagtcacaTTTTCTCTTGAACAAAGGATTGTCATCATTTGCCGGGTTTTAATTGTGTTTACGGAATAGCCATCTAAACCTTTGTGTCCAGCTGATGAAAGAAAAATACAACAAATAATAGGAAAAGATGAAgaactataataataaaaatagtagaaaaataatgcTGCGAATATGTTATATTTGTAAGAAGTAGAGTTTTGTCTTTAATCACATCTTCCCTTGAAGACAAGTTGCAAATTATTATGCAATTTTATTGGATAGGAAGTGAAAGCACCTTGGCTTTAATGCTCTTTGCTAAAATCTTATCTATTATATATAATCCTTCAAAGATTACCTGCGCCTATGCGTTTCTCAGATTTAGATAAGCCCCGAAGATTTTAAAATCGACCTTCCAAAACCTCTTAAACAGCAAGGAAAATAGCTGGACAGAAGTAAAAATCCCACCCATTTGCTCATCCTTGCAACACAACACCCCCTCGTTCATCACGAAAGGACGGAAACTCGGGTCCTTGTTTTGTAGAGCGTGTAATTATATAATCTACCAATTTTTTTGCCTTGAATCACATCTATATAGATTTACCAATTAAATGTAATTGGCAATTACGCGAACATTTTTACACGTCCAATAAATCGTAAGACAAGCATTAACAGTTTGTTTGTCAAATAATAAGTTAAAGTGATTTTACGTTAATTTAACCTGGtgaattaattttgctgaaaaattaaaatcttagttGTTGAAAaacaccaaaaatgtaataattggaaatcgcaaatttcccaaaaattataatttcctaaaGCCCAAATTAccgaaaaaataccaaaattgtttattaaagaaattcaaatattccgaaaataaagGTTATGGACTAACAACTGTTTCGTAATTCTCAGGAAGACTAATACTAGTCAGTGTCTGAAAGTTAAAGAAACAaacaaattcattcaatttttagtgAATTATATTATAGATGGAAATTATCAAAAATCCTTCAGTGATGAAATAAAAAGTGTCAATCGgccatttaaattcaatttttgttatctAATATAAGATTTAATTACGTTAATGCCTGGTCCGTAAGCACCAGTGAAAGTTTctaatgaaatttatgaattcgATTTTCCACAATGCGGTCACTTCGGTTACTCTCGACGATTTTCATACCTAGCGCGGatccacttatttttattaccttttactggtacaaaatatttgtttttcatattaaattaatgaatagaaccctttgaattttattacaaaaataattctactaacaaagaaatatttttcagaattcatggaaatgatgaCTGGAGACTAAAAAGTTTAGAGAAAGGGAGCAGCGTAAAAGTAAAGATTACCCAATGTTACAATCAAATTATGTCTTAGTTATTTAGTACATTCGccatatgtaaaataatttaaccattttagatATGTAAACAGCATTTCATCTTCGAGTCAGTGATATTCATTTctatttatacaaatatatttaactaaataaattgttCTTATTAGTGAATCGTTCCTGTATTTTAACTTCTGTATCCTCAAATACAAGcagataattgttaataaaaaatacattcagAATTCTTTAACAATGCCtactgaataaaaaatgttggaaatgtATTGGCAAATGATAACTGTCTGTTCAGTATGTATTACTACTGCATGTTACTTTGCATTCTAGGCAGCGATTTAATCTTTATCAGATATACGAAAAGTTGTTTGAATTTAAGATTATTTGACCAGTCTTGCAGATCGGCTTTATCATTAGTCATCAATTTGATGACTAATTAGGTCATGGACACCTAGAAATTGTGAAACACATAATAAAATTGGTATCTATTAATCTAAAGtaacagtgaaatttaaaaatcttgctGAGTAAGGTTGATTTTTAGCGTTTTCAAACGGTTTTTAACGATCTGCGATTTGATTTCTTCCTGTCCTTTTAGTGCTGACATGCCAATATAACTGTGGTAAAGAGTGGCCGAGCTTTCAACGAGCGACGGTTAAATATTCATTGGGACGAACACAGAGGCTATACTGTGCAGCATGATATAACTCTCttcttttgaaattacaaaactgtccactttttcaccgaaaaataatttaaattttttccactcCAAAAGCTGTGTAATCAGTTTTCTCTCTATCataaaagttatttgaataaaAGGCACAACAAACATTATTCAACAGCAGTATTTTTATTCGAACTGAATATAACTCATATCGCATAccatttcaagttgaaatatattttatgtaaCACATGCACGAATGTGGCTGCTTCtatggtgaaaatattttttatttatatatttacatgtcggtttttactaaaatttgtagAAGATTACCGCGAGATATGAGATATGATTAAATGACTTACGAAGTAAGTAGAGCATTCACTTTGATTGATAAGAAAATATCCTCGAACTATTTTTGATctcactttgtttttttaaaaagttcattttttgatcGTAGCATGCACAAATGGGGATTTTACAGTTCTAGACGAGAGAAAAGAGTAAAATTCATAAAGCTTGATTTGAGTAACATACGGATACTTTTTTTGCTACTCAAAAGTCTTATTGTGTATATCTGACTatgattaaaaaaagtctttcagcgaaatgtataataataacggattttcatcaaaatctcTAATAATACAATTAAGCATTTACTGATCAAATAATAGTTGTATGGTTGGAGATATTTCTAcatctaaaataattataaaatttgctaaaaaacatttttgtcatCATAGACTATGGATTAAActacaaaaatgtaaaactttcatttttactttttaaaatcaaatttttaaaaataaagtggaAGTAAGGTATAGCCAAAGtgtatttttgtaacaatttttccaaaaaaaatctggaagttgGAAAAATTTTCAGGACGTTTTTtcggccaaagtcggttttatttttcaacatactctccttttaggtcgatacagcaagtccaacgattttctaactttttgataccgtccgaaaagtactcgatcNNNNNNNNNNNNNNNNNNNNNNNNNNNNNNNNNNNNNNNNNNNNNNNNNNNNNNNNNNNNNNNNNNNNNNNNNNNNNNNNNNNNNNNNNNNNNNNNNNNNtcatttgaaggatcaagctcgacgaaaatggttcaca comes from the Belonocnema kinseyi isolate 2016_QV_RU_SX_M_011 chromosome 6, B_treatae_v1, whole genome shotgun sequence genome and includes:
- the LOC117174136 gene encoding troponin C-like, with protein sequence MLAEVIKVIFVTNSVSVGHSKLGATPNKMDEEQVQMLRRAFSMFDSQKQGKIEKEKVRTILNTLGHTFDDHELETLLKEEEDEDDSGRLNFESFYRVACHFQEEDDEALQKELKEAFRLYDKEGNGYIPTSSLREILAALDDQITPDQMDGMIAEIDTDGSGTVDFDEFMEMMTGD